AGGGGCTGATGGACAAGTGATAACCGAAGGTTCACAAGTAGAAATTGGCGGCAACGAACGCTATGTCTCGTTATGCCGCCTACATTTTCATCAAGCGCAGCAAACCAAGTCGATTAATTAGTGTTTTTACAGTCAAAACAGTGATATTTAAATAGTGTTTACAGGCCTTTTGATATACATCTTTCGCTGTATATCAAAAGGTGTATCCTGGGCATCTTTCGAAGTAATTAGCTGGGTAATAAGCTCAGCTGAACTTAGCGCATGGGTCCAACCCAACATTCCATGCCCAGTATTCATCCAGAGGTTGGCAAACTTGCTTTGGCCTATCAGTGGTAGACTGTCAGGAGTAACCGGGCGCATTCCACACCATTGCTCCAATATCTGGTTATAATTGCCTGCCTCTGGCAACAACTGACGTGCAGCAGCTAGCATCTTGTTGATGGCTGTTGGACGAATACGATACTCCCAACCTGAAAATTCAGCAAATCCAGCAATTCGTAATCGGTTGCCAAGACGACAGTACACCATTTTTCTTTGGGTATCAGTAATTGAAATATCTGGGCATTTATCTGTTGCTGGAACAGTCAAACTATAACCTTTCATTGGATAAATCGGCAGTCTGATACCCACCTTTCGAGCCAACTGAACACTGCCACATCCACCAGCTATCAAATACTGATCTGCCTGTACTGGTCCAGTAGACGTACTCAGCTGCAAAACCCGCCCCGATTCAACCTGGATATCAGTCACAGGGCTCTCCATCCTTGCTTTAAAGCCCTGGTGCTGCTGAAGTCTACCGTAAAGTTGCCGACAAAAAAGTGCAGCATCACCACACTCATCTGCTGGCTGAATTAATGCACCAATCGCATTGGCCGCCCAACCATGAATACCTGGAATTTCCTGCAGTTCTTGTGTAGACAGTTGTTGTGTAGAAAGTTGCTGGTTAGCAGAATTCTCACAGGCCTGATACCAACTATTCTGATCAAAGTAGAGATAGAGTTTTCCAGAAGCACGGTGTTCAAATGACAATCCCAACTCGTGCTGCAATGAAGCCATTAGCTCTCTTGAGCGACTACCCAACTGTTTCATGAAAAAAGCAGATTTTTTACTGCGAGCACTGCGGGAACAGGCCAACAACTTTAAGCCCCAAGTTAAGAAGTCAGCACCTATTTCATGGGTTATTGCTAGCGCCGGATCTCGCCCCAAAATGGCCATAGGAATCTGCCGAAGTAATGTCGGCTGGTTAATTGGAATGTCATAGTGGTAAGAGAGCTGTCCACCATTGGCATGGCTACAACCCGCTGCTGGCTCAGCTGCCTGATCCAGTAGCTCCACCTCAACCCCTTGTTGTAATAACATCCAGGCAGAGCTAAGACCTATAACTCCTGCACCAATGACAACAACCTTCATTTTTCAAAATCCTAAGCTGGTTTAACTAGCTATTGTCGAAGAAACCAACCATAAGGAATAATAGAAATAAATACATTTGGTATAACTCAAAGTTATGTTCCTTTCAGCCCGTCATATAGAGATTTTCATTGCTATTATGCGAGCCGGCTCGTTAAGCGAAGCTGCCCGGCAACTACATATCTCCCAACCAGCAGTAACTAAGTCATTGCAACATGCTGAACAACGTCTTGGCTATCCTCTATTTCAACGGCTTGGCGGCAGGCTACAACCTACACCAGAAGCGAAAACCTTGTTTAACGCTGCTCAAGATGTGGAACGTTCTCTACTACGGTTAAACCAACTAGGACAGCGAATGGCAACGCTTGAGCAAGGAACACTTGAGTTAATGGCACCACCAGCACTCGCGCAAGAGCTATTACCCTCACAAATCAGCCAGTTTCAACAGCGCTTTCCTCAGCTGCATATACGACTAGATGTACAACAAAATGCAGGCATTACCAACCGTATAGCCCAAGGAGAAGCAGAACTTGGCATTGTCCATTTTCCAGCCGACAACCCAGGGCTAATGATAGAGTCACTGGGTAACAGTTGTATTGTTGCGTTAATGCAGCAGGATCACCCTTTAGCATCATCTGAGGTTTTAACACGAAAACAACTGATGAATGCTTCTGTTATCTGGTGTTCTGGAAATACTTGGTGGGCAAACCTAATCGCACGCGAGTTACCTGGACTAAAACAGGAAAAGAGCCAAAACCAGGTCAACTACTTTTCAGTAGCCTGTCGCATGGCTGCCCAGGGATTAGGTATAGCTTTAGTAGACCGTTACTCAATCCCCTCTTTGATACCGAGAGATTGTAAAGTATTGCCTATAGTGCCAGAGATACATGTATCATCAGGCGTAGTCTACCGACGTTATCAAGCATTATCACAGCCAGCTCGGTTATTTATTAATGCTCTACGTGAAGTATTACCTGATTATTAATCACTCATTAACAATGGGGCTGTTAACACTATTTGGACAACCACTGCCGTAAGCTATTTTTTCGCTCAGCAAGGCACAAGGAATCATTATTGATATTTTAAATAAAATTTTTATGAGAAAATTTAAGCTAAGATTTATACGGCTAAAAATGAAGATATAGATCACTCTTCAAGATTACCTCAAATCGACATTTTGACTATCACACACTTGAAGCATATAACTTAAGTGATTATTTTGACAACCAAATAGAAGCAATTACATCTAATAGTGAATATAAAATCCATTCATTATAAATATATTTCTAATTATCTTTATATCAAATACCACACTCATTATTTAAAAAAATTACAGCAAAGACATTTTTTCAATAAAAAAAACACATCATATAGACGATCCTTCAAAACGCCACAATCAAAAATATTAATTTTTCAAGTAAATCAGTATATTACTGCACCATATAAATTCATATATTATTTTCACCAACCATATAATCACTAACAATTAATATGACACACAACACATTAAAGGCTTATTATATAAGAACGATAAATAATTAAGATAAGATTCCAACAAACATATATTCTTTAATTTAATACTTTAGTTTTTTACTTTTACTATAGGAGGATATAACAAAGCAATATCTAAGGCAGACAAAATATTCATTGTAAACCAACATGTTGTCTTTATCTATTTGGTCCAAACGCTAAAGAGAAAAGAGAGTGAAATGGCACTAAATCATTAACATTTACCCAAAGGATTAGTTATCTGATTAGGAGCGATCATGAGCCTACAAGCCAAAACACTTGAGAAATCTTATTTAGAAACTACTGAGCCCCCACTACAACCCAATGCAGAGACTTCAAAGCTTGAAATATTACCCAAGTTTACTACGAGATGTCCTATCAAATCGTACAATGGCTGGGACCCATTAGAAGAAGTCATCGTTGGACGGCTTGAGGGAGCAACTGTTCCACCTGCTCACCCATCAGTAACATTTACTTTACCCAAGCTTAGTGGACGTATTCTTCGTCTCTTTTCTGGTCACCGATACCCTAGATATTTATACCACGCAGCTCAAAAGCAGCTACTTGCCTTTATAGAAATACTTATAGCAGAAGGTATTAAAGTACGGCGTCCAGACGTTTTGAATGGCAGAAAACCAATCATCCATCCCACATGGAAAAATCGTGGTTTTTGTACAGCATGTCCTCGCGATGGATTTCTCGTAGTTGGTAATGAGATTATTGAAACACCCATGGCTTGGCGTTCTAGATTCTTCGAGGGTTATGCCTATCGATCCCTATTTAAAGAATATTTTTCTCAAGGCGCTCGATGGACTGCAGCACCTCGCCCTGAACTATTAGATGAGCTTTTTGACAAAAGTTATTCTCCACCACTAGAAGGCGAGCCAATGCGCTACCTTCTTACTGAATTTGAACCAGTATTCGATGCAGCAGATTTTATTAGGTGCGGTCGCGATATTTTTGCAATGCGCTCAAACGTAACAAATTTATCAGGAATCGAGTGGTTACAACGACATCTTGGAGATACCTATCGAATTCATACACTCGAGTTTCGTTGTCGCACACCTATGCATATCGACTCCAGCTTCATGCCCCTCGCTCCAGGAAAGTTGCTAGTCAATCCAGACTATCTTGATGTAGCAAAACTGCCTCCTATGTTTAAATCGTGGGATATAATTATTGCTCCACGTCCAGTTATTCCTAAAGGGATGTTATTTAAATTTGCTTCTATGACTAGCGCTTGGATTAGTCTAAACGTATTGATGCTTGATGAAGAGAGAGTTATTGTAGAGCAAGACCAAGTTCCTCTGATCAAGGAACTGAAGAAATATGGATTCAAACCTATCCCCTGTAAATTTGCAGATTATTTACCTTTCGGAGGAGCATTCCATTGCGCCACCTTAGATGTTCGACGTACAGGTGAGCTACAGAGTTATTTTTAGCCTAATTATCTATTAAATATTAAAGATGAAAACTCACCAAATCATCGTTATCCTATGTTGTCTTGGCCTCCTAGTTATAGGAGGTCACTATTTTCTGTGGGCAACACTTTTTAGAGATACTTCTCTTTCTGATACTTTTTTAATGATTGTTGTATTGATTTATCTTTTGCTGATTGCTTCATTTATTGTATCTAGAATTAAACACCATGATGCCGTACATTGGTCAGCCTGGCCAGGTTATCTAACACTTGGCTTTGTAAGTATTCTACTAATTTGCACTTTTATCACTTATCCCTTTCGCCTGTTATTGGAGTGGGGACTGCCATTTTTTGGCATTATCATTAACCAAGAACATCAATTATTTCTTGCACAGGCTGCTAGTGGAACTGCTGCAATTATTGCCATTGTGCTAGCAATAATTGGGGTGGTCACCGCTATTAGCAAACCAAGTATTTCTGAGATCGAAGTCCCTATTGATAGACTTTCACATAAATTAGATGGCTACACCATTATTCAAATATCTGACGTTCATCTAGGGCGGACCATTGGCCGTAGCTATGCAGAAAGAATTGTTCAAATCGCTAACTCACTAAAAGGTGATTTAATAACAATTACAGGCGATTTAGTTGATGGACGGGTTAATCAGTTACAAGACGTTGTTGCCCCATTTGCCAATTTGAAGGCTCGCGATGGAGTCTGGTCTGTTACAGGCAACCACGAATACTATGTTGAAGCTGATCTATGGGTTAAAGAGCTTCATCGCTTAGGAATACAGGTATTACACAACGAGCGTGTTTCAATAGGAGAAGGAAAAAATAGCTTCGATCTTGTTGGAGTTGATGACCTTGAAGCAAATCTTGCAGGACATGGACATGATCTTTCTCGTGCACTGTTAGGTCGTGACCAGTCACGACCTATTGTATTACTCGCCCACCAACCCAAAGTTGTTGTTGAAGCGGCACAATTGGGCGTCGATCTTCAACTTTCAGGCCATACTCATGGTGGGCAAATATGGCCCCTGGCTTGGTTGGTACGATTACAGCAGCGCTATGTTGCAGGTTTATATATTCATGAAAAAACGCATTTGTATGTCAACCGCGGGGCTGGTTATTGGGGACCACCTATGCGAGTGGGCTCAAAGCCAGAAATTGCTCGTTTAACACTAAGATCAGTAAAATCCTAGCCTACTAAAAAAGGAGCAATATAACGTTTTTATTTTTATTATGAACTCTACAACCTGCATTTCTTAAATAGGAAAATTAAAATTTTCTTGATTTCAGTATTTTATATACGCCATATCCTCCTATAACTATCCAGCACACCTCAATTACGATAGATGCTAAATTTGGTGTCCAAGATAAAGATATAAGCACTAATATTGAACCAGCAATGTTAATTAAATGGTAATTTATACTCTCCGCAGTTACTTTACCAAGCGTAATAAATGAGTATGCTATTAATATACAGCCTACTCCGATTAACCCTATACCATCGAATATCCAATTCATATAAACTTCATCATTATCTGATAAATTCTCTATTTTACAAAACCAACCAAATAGTCAAATACTACTATAACAACTCAACTTAAAAACTCTCTACTTTTTAAGCATACCCAAAGTCTTTTATAAAAAAAGGAGCGAATTATTTAATTTCACCTCCTACCAGAATTTCTTCTTAAAAATCAGAAGAATTATTTGCTTTTTTATTTACACCACACTTCGTTTCTACCATAATAATTCCAGTTAGGTATATGACAGCCATATAAATCATATGAGTTTCCTAGAAAGAATTTAGCTTTAACAAATAAAAATATTAGCTTCAGCCATTTAACAACAGTGTAAAATAGGACGATTTTAGCTACCAAACAGCCAACCATACAAAATTAAAAAAACACACCATTTAAATCTATAAAATTAAATACTATACAACTTTCAATATAACATAAAAACTTTCACCTTCTTTCTAGCTCACTCTGTTATAATTTTAAATAGCAGACCAACTATCACTTCAAAAAATTCCACCAACAAAAAGCTGTCCTCATCAGAAAGTTTTATTAGTTTAACTTAAAGTTAATTGAAACTTTAAATTACTGTGCCGCAGTATTGCTACAGTAAATAGGCCATGAAATGCCAACACACAATGGAGTGTAAAGTCTATGATATCATCAAAAAATTTATCTCAGTATGTATCCCCCAACTTATATAAATATCTCATTAAACGAAGTCCCCTATTTTTTTGTTGTTTACTACCCAGCAGTATGACTACAGCCAATATGGATACAGAGGACGGTTTCTGTATGCAGGAAACAGCTGGTTTTGAATTACAGTGTTCAGCCAACGACATACGTATTGCAGGTGTTGCATTAAACTCTGACGATACACCAAAAATTGAAATACACGATGATGGCTGTGCCTATCAGGGTGATACCGTAAACTTCACAGCAACCTTTGAAGTGGAAACTACGGCTAAAGAGCGTCACGATGTAGGTATTTATTTTGTGACTGATGGCGACCCTAACAATGATGGAGCAGTAAGTGGCCTTTGTAGTATATCGACGTTACCCTATACCCCTGATCCACCCTGGCTCGACCTTGATGGTACGGATGACCCATTGCCTGGCACTACTACGCCTTCTGGAATACAAGACACTTGTGGGGATATTGATAAACCGGGCCATAACCCTCTTTATCCAACGATAACATTAACAGCGACTTGTATAGACCCAGATAATGACGGCAAGCTTAATCTACCGTATTGCACAAGCTGGAGGCAGTCTGGAGCCAATGAGCTTTGCGTTAGGCCTACTGATGCATTCCCTGGCTCGCCAGCCAAGTGTAAATGTGATGAAACCTTTAATATTCCCATTGATGTACCTCCCGCAGAATTACTCGTTAGCAAAACCGCTTCACCAACCCAACTACAAGAACCGGGTGGTAATGTTACCTTTACCGTTTCTGTCACGAATGTAGGGGTTGACCCTAATAATGCAGTTACACTTAATACCCTGACTGATGATATATATGGGAATATCACTCAAGCAGGACAGAACAATATCATCAGCACCACCTGTAGTGTGCCGCAAAACATTCCTGTTGATGATCGAAACCCAGGAGGTATAGATACTTATACTTGCCAATTTACAGTAGCGCTATCAGGTAATGCAAATGATACAGAAACCAACACTGTGACTGCAGAAGGCGTAGATGATAATAACTACACACTAACTGGCAGTGATACTGCTACTGTCACTATTGGTGATGTATTACCAGAAATTAGTGTTGTGAAAACCGCATCGCCCACAGAAGTTATTGAACCTGGCGGTAATGTGACCTTTACAGTGCAAATTAATAATATAAGTAGTGCAACGAGTGATCCTGTTACCATTGATGTTTTAAATGATAATATTTATGGTAACTTAAATAATGTCGGTTCCTGTACCACACCACAGGTTATTAATCCAGGTAGTAGCTATAGCTGTTCATTCACTATGATGGTGAATGGTAATGCTGGTGATTCAGAAACCGATACCGTTACCGCAAGTGGTACTGATGATGAAGGTAATGCAGTTAGTAGCAGCGACTCAGCAACTGTTGTTGTACAAAATGTACCTTCTGCTATCGAGTTGATAAAAACAGCTAATCCAATCCAAGTATCTGAGCCCGGTGGTAATGTAACCTACAGTTATACTGTTACTAATACTTCACCTGTCGATACAGTAACCATTAACACACTAACAGATGACAAACTAGGTAATCTCAGTGGACAAGGTAATTGTACTACCCCACAAGTCCTTGCTGTTGGGGCCAGTTATAGCTGTAGCGTCACTGTTTTTGTAGGAGGCAATGGCAATAGTTCAGTTACCAATGTTGCCACCGCACAAGGTATTGATGATGATGGCGAACCATTAACTGTCATGAATGATGCCACTGTTAATATCAGCAACGTACCTCCTGCGGCTAGCCTAACTAAAACTGTGACACAAGCAGTTGCCACCTATCAGGTGACGGTCACCAATAGTTCTGATGCTGAAGTACTATCGGTTAATACCTTGATGGATGACCAGTTTGGTGACATTACCAAGGTACAAGGCAAGGTTAAAACGACTACCTGTACTGTTCCACAACAGTTGCAACCTGTTACAAGTCCTGGTGATAGCTATACTTGTACTTTTGATGCACTAGTGGAAAGCACACCTCACACTAATACAATAACTGCAACTGTTGCTGACGATGATGGTTCCGCACC
This genomic interval from Spartinivicinus ruber contains the following:
- a CDS encoding metallophosphoesterase: MIVVLIYLLLIASFIVSRIKHHDAVHWSAWPGYLTLGFVSILLICTFITYPFRLLLEWGLPFFGIIINQEHQLFLAQAASGTAAIIAIVLAIIGVVTAISKPSISEIEVPIDRLSHKLDGYTIIQISDVHLGRTIGRSYAERIVQIANSLKGDLITITGDLVDGRVNQLQDVVAPFANLKARDGVWSVTGNHEYYVEADLWVKELHRLGIQVLHNERVSIGEGKNSFDLVGVDDLEANLAGHGHDLSRALLGRDQSRPIVLLAHQPKVVVEAAQLGVDLQLSGHTHGGQIWPLAWLVRLQQRYVAGLYIHEKTHLYVNRGAGYWGPPMRVGSKPEIARLTLRSVKS
- a CDS encoding CBU_0592 family membrane protein, with the translated sequence MNWIFDGIGLIGVGCILIAYSFITLGKVTAESINYHLINIAGSILVLISLSWTPNLASIVIEVCWIVIGGYGVYKILKSRKF
- a CDS encoding FAD-dependent oxidoreductase is translated as MKVVVIGAGVIGLSSAWMLLQQGVEVELLDQAAEPAAGCSHANGGQLSYHYDIPINQPTLLRQIPMAILGRDPALAITHEIGADFLTWGLKLLACSRSARSKKSAFFMKQLGSRSRELMASLQHELGLSFEHRASGKLYLYFDQNSWYQACENSANQQLSTQQLSTQELQEIPGIHGWAANAIGALIQPADECGDAALFCRQLYGRLQQHQGFKARMESPVTDIQVESGRVLQLSTSTGPVQADQYLIAGGCGSVQLARKVGIRLPIYPMKGYSLTVPATDKCPDISITDTQRKMVYCRLGNRLRIAGFAEFSGWEYRIRPTAINKMLAAARQLLPEAGNYNQILEQWCGMRPVTPDSLPLIGQSKFANLWMNTGHGMLGWTHALSSAELITQLITSKDAQDTPFDIQRKMYIKRPVNTI
- a CDS encoding DUF7507 domain-containing protein; translation: MQETAGFELQCSANDIRIAGVALNSDDTPKIEIHDDGCAYQGDTVNFTATFEVETTAKERHDVGIYFVTDGDPNNDGAVSGLCSISTLPYTPDPPWLDLDGTDDPLPGTTTPSGIQDTCGDIDKPGHNPLYPTITLTATCIDPDNDGKLNLPYCTSWRQSGANELCVRPTDAFPGSPAKCKCDETFNIPIDVPPAELLVSKTASPTQLQEPGGNVTFTVSVTNVGVDPNNAVTLNTLTDDIYGNITQAGQNNIISTTCSVPQNIPVDDRNPGGIDTYTCQFTVALSGNANDTETNTVTAEGVDDNNYTLTGSDTATVTIGDVLPEISVVKTASPTEVIEPGGNVTFTVQINNISSATSDPVTIDVLNDNIYGNLNNVGSCTTPQVINPGSSYSCSFTMMVNGNAGDSETDTVTASGTDDEGNAVSSSDSATVVVQNVPSAIELIKTANPIQVSEPGGNVTYSYTVTNTSPVDTVTINTLTDDKLGNLSGQGNCTTPQVLAVGASYSCSVTVFVGGNGNSSVTNVATAQGIDDDGEPLTVMNDATVNISNVPPAASLTKTVTQAVATYQVTVTNSSDAEVLSVNTLMDDQFGDITKVQGKVKTTTCTVPQQLQPVTSPGDSYTCTFDALVESTPHTNTITATVADDDGSAPATPTGSATVSWQ
- a CDS encoding LysR family transcriptional regulator, producing MFLSARHIEIFIAIMRAGSLSEAARQLHISQPAVTKSLQHAEQRLGYPLFQRLGGRLQPTPEAKTLFNAAQDVERSLLRLNQLGQRMATLEQGTLELMAPPALAQELLPSQISQFQQRFPQLHIRLDVQQNAGITNRIAQGEAELGIVHFPADNPGLMIESLGNSCIVALMQQDHPLASSEVLTRKQLMNASVIWCSGNTWWANLIARELPGLKQEKSQNQVNYFSVACRMAAQGLGIALVDRYSIPSLIPRDCKVLPIVPEIHVSSGVVYRRYQALSQPARLFINALREVLPDY